One genomic window of Desulfobacterales bacterium includes the following:
- a CDS encoding cysteine hydrolase, translating into MPKRALVIVDMLNDFMNENGSLYCGESSRKIIPFIQQRLNTHRQQADLIIFLQDTHDPDDKEFEKFPPHCVKGTWGNQIIRELAPVSGEKVIPKKRYSGFYGTDLDQVLKSSDINEVEVVGVCTSICIMDTVGGLANRDYFVIVPADGVADFDPNFHEFALKRMKQTYGATIQ; encoded by the coding sequence ATGCCGAAAAGAGCGCTTGTCATTGTTGATATGCTGAATGATTTTATGAATGAAAACGGAAGCCTCTACTGCGGTGAATCCTCAAGAAAAATTATTCCATTTATTCAGCAGCGGCTCAACACTCACAGGCAGCAGGCGGATCTGATTATTTTTCTGCAGGATACCCATGACCCGGACGATAAGGAATTTGAAAAATTTCCGCCGCACTGCGTCAAGGGCACCTGGGGAAATCAGATTATCAGGGAACTGGCCCCTGTCTCAGGGGAAAAAGTCATTCCCAAAAAGCGCTACAGCGGATTTTATGGAACCGATCTGGATCAGGTGCTCAAATCATCCGATATAAACGAAGTAGAGGTGGTGGGTGTATGCACATCCATATGTATAATGGATACGGTCGGTGGTTTGGCCAATCGAGATTATTTTGTCATCGTACCGGCAGATGGGGTGGCCGACTTTGATCCTAATTTTCATGAATTTGCTTTGAAACGAATGAAACAGACTTACGGAGCTACAATCCAATGA
- a CDS encoding branched-chain amino acid ABC transporter permease: MIKIEDVKKSLLVSVWFIFLTFPIMVIRVNPIEKIIQWRWDNLIMVGVGSFILSFVWRYLLERKELGTNKDTDSSEISVSWSQKLFEDRRLYIPTLAGLAVFVVLFPFVFSVYQISIMTTALIYVVLGLGLNIVVGLAGLLDLGYVAFYAVGAYAYALLNYHFGLGFWAVLPVGAALGALFGILLGFPVLRLRGDYLAIVTLGFGEIIRLILENWNEFSFGPSGIANIPRPGFFGLELSLETANIYMYFLMIALALFTIAVVNRLQNSRIGRAWIALREDEIACQAMGIDKTRTKLTAFALGATWAGMMGVIFAAKTTFINPASFTFLESAMILSIVVLGGMGSITGVILGALLLILLPEYLRAFSDYRMILFGAAMVVMMVFRPQGIISNVRRRYQFKGSSQSGDAQP, encoded by the coding sequence TTGATAAAGATTGAAGACGTTAAAAAATCATTGCTGGTCTCTGTCTGGTTTATATTTCTGACCTTTCCGATTATGGTCATCCGGGTGAACCCCATTGAAAAGATCATCCAGTGGCGATGGGATAATTTGATCATGGTGGGTGTCGGCAGTTTTATCCTTTCCTTTGTCTGGCGTTATTTGCTTGAGCGTAAGGAATTGGGTACGAATAAAGACACAGACAGTTCTGAAATATCGGTTTCATGGTCACAGAAACTGTTTGAAGACCGGAGATTATATATTCCGACGCTTGCAGGGCTTGCCGTGTTTGTCGTGTTGTTTCCGTTTGTATTTTCCGTATACCAGATCAGTATTATGACGACGGCATTGATATATGTCGTGCTTGGGCTTGGATTGAATATCGTTGTCGGGCTTGCAGGACTTCTGGATCTGGGATATGTGGCATTTTATGCGGTTGGCGCGTATGCCTATGCACTGTTGAATTATCATTTCGGATTGGGATTCTGGGCGGTCCTGCCGGTTGGCGCTGCGCTGGGTGCCCTGTTCGGCATTTTGCTGGGGTTTCCCGTGCTGCGGCTTCGGGGGGATTATCTGGCGATTGTTACACTGGGGTTTGGAGAAATCATCCGGCTGATTCTCGAAAACTGGAATGAATTTTCATTCGGACCGAGCGGCATTGCCAATATTCCGAGACCCGGCTTCTTCGGCCTGGAGCTGTCTCTGGAAACCGCAAATATTTACATGTACTTTTTGATGATCGCGTTGGCGTTGTTTACGATCGCGGTGGTTAACCGGTTGCAGAATTCCAGGATCGGACGTGCCTGGATTGCGCTTCGTGAGGATGAAATTGCATGTCAGGCCATGGGGATCGACAAAACCAGAACAAAATTGACGGCATTTGCATTGGGTGCGACATGGGCCGGTATGATGGGCGTTATTTTTGCCGCAAAAACAACTTTTATCAACCCGGCCAGTTTTACTTTTCTTGAATCCGCCATGATCCTGTCCATTGTGGTCCTGGGCGGTATGGGGTCCATCACCGGGGTGATCCTGGGCGCGTTGCTTCTCATTCTTCTGCCTGAATATCTTCGAGCCTTTTCTGATTACCGGATGATTCTTTTCGGTGCTGCCATGGTGGTGATGATGGTATTTCGTCCTCAGGGCATCATCAGCAATGTCCGTCGGAGGTATCAATTTAAAGGGTCATCTCAATCCGGAGATGCTCAGCCGTAG
- a CDS encoding branched-chain amino acid ABC transporter permease LivH (LivHMGF is the membrane component of the LIV-I/LS branched-chain amino acid transporter), with product MDYFLELFLGGLTRGSIYALIALGYTMVYGIIELINFAHGEIYMLGAFTALIAASIFNMMGLNYVVVFLLATALAIIYSAAYGYTVEKIAYKPLRHAPRLSPLISAIGMSMFLQNYVLLAQTSDFLPFPSLIPDFEFWEPYSHIIGTPELLILVITAAVMIFLTVLIKFTKMGKAMRATAQDRNMAMLVGINVNRVISTTFVIGSALAAVGGVLIASHIGMINFYIGFIAGIKAFTAAVLGGIGSIPGAVLGGLVLGCTESFATGYVSSDYEDVFAFLLLVLILIFRPAGILGRSTIQKV from the coding sequence ATGGATTATTTTCTGGAGCTTTTCCTTGGAGGCCTTACCCGCGGGAGTATATATGCACTGATAGCCCTGGGCTATACCATGGTGTACGGAATCATCGAGCTGATTAATTTCGCTCATGGTGAAATCTATATGCTCGGTGCTTTTACGGCGCTTATCGCTGCCAGTATTTTCAATATGATGGGATTGAATTATGTGGTGGTTTTTCTGCTGGCAACGGCACTGGCCATTATTTATTCGGCTGCCTACGGGTATACGGTGGAAAAGATTGCGTATAAACCCCTTCGGCATGCCCCGCGACTGTCCCCTTTAATCAGTGCAATTGGAATGTCCATGTTCCTTCAGAATTATGTGCTTCTCGCACAGACATCCGATTTTCTTCCCTTTCCCAGTCTGATTCCCGATTTCGAGTTCTGGGAACCCTATTCACACATCATTGGCACGCCCGAGTTGTTAATTCTGGTCATAACGGCCGCCGTCATGATTTTTCTGACGGTTCTTATCAAATTTACCAAAATGGGCAAAGCCATGCGGGCTACGGCTCAGGATCGAAATATGGCCATGCTGGTAGGGATCAATGTCAACCGGGTGATTTCCACCACCTTTGTAATCGGCTCAGCCCTTGCGGCAGTCGGTGGGGTCCTGATTGCCTCCCATATCGGAATGATCAATTTTTATATCGGTTTTATCGCCGGAATCAAAGCCTTTACTGCGGCGGTGCTGGGCGGCATCGGGAGTATCCCGGGTGCTGTTCTCGGCGGCCTGGTACTGGGTTGTACGGAGAGCTTCGCCACGGGATATGTGTCCAGCGATTATGAAGATGTATTTGCATTTCTGCTGCTGGTATTGATCCTTATCTTCCGGCCTGCCGGGATTCTTGGACGTTCCACGATCCAGAAGGTTTAA
- a CDS encoding ABC transporter ATP-binding protein — MLKLSNINTFYGNIHALKNVTLEIGEGEIITLIGANGAGKTTTLMSISGLVPARSGEIIFEGQGIHKIAPEQIVARGLCHVPEGRHIFPFLTVMENLDMGAFLRKDKENIKKDLNYIFDLFPILAERKNQPGGTLSGGEQQMLAISRALMTKPKLLLLDEPSLGLAPLIVLQIFEIIKKINIENNTTIFLVEQNANMALKVANRGYVMENGRITLADTAENLVTDEDVKKAYLGL, encoded by the coding sequence ATGCTTAAACTTAGTAATATCAATACGTTCTATGGAAATATACACGCGTTAAAAAATGTTACCCTTGAAATTGGCGAAGGCGAGATTATTACGCTGATCGGTGCCAACGGTGCCGGGAAAACGACAACGCTGATGTCCATATCGGGGCTGGTTCCTGCCAGATCCGGAGAGATTATTTTCGAAGGGCAGGGTATCCACAAAATTGCTCCGGAACAGATTGTGGCCCGCGGGCTTTGCCATGTTCCTGAAGGGCGGCATATTTTTCCTTTTCTTACGGTGATGGAAAATCTGGACATGGGGGCGTTTTTGAGAAAAGACAAGGAAAATATAAAAAAGGATTTAAACTATATTTTTGATCTGTTTCCAATTCTTGCGGAGCGGAAAAATCAGCCGGGCGGTACGTTGAGCGGCGGAGAGCAGCAGATGCTGGCCATATCCCGGGCATTGATGACAAAGCCCAAACTGCTTCTGCTCGATGAACCCTCACTGGGGCTTGCCCCGTTGATTGTGCTTCAGATATTTGAAATAATAAAAAAAATTAATATTGAGAACAATACGACCATATTCCTGGTAGAGCAAAATGCCAACATGGCGCTGAAAGTTGCCAACCGGGGATATGTCATGGAAAACGGCCGCATCACGCTGGCGGATACCGCTGAAAATCTCGTGACGGATGAAGATGTGAAAAAAGCCTATCTGGGGCTGTAA
- a CDS encoding class II aldolase/adducin family protein — translation MESALQIYENKLYESGLVSPGDAVLGSLDATLDWNKNDGVCELLETLFSRLSINSLIFSRPAEPYRTIIDYLAENSGDWILPQDCESRTFLHDIPVLHQLNPIKIAEKLIRRKSVVLPGIGVITCGTVSLEQAYVTFSSVCFASFVKFFSDYLSRCRKGMPDAGYKAVAARISGLLESPPEFNGSLRKGPFDDEDTIRAALEEAGSLTVEKRLVDSYFGNISYCDGRILYISQTGASLDHLRGCIDPCPIDGSSCAAITASSELPAHLRIISETRCRAILHGHPKFSVILSMDCSDDRCPVRGQCHIRCPQQRYVCNIPVVPGEVGSGPYGLCHTVPEAIKGHLAVIVYGHGLFAIGDEDFNEPFNQLLSVENACRTEYFRRIQSFQ, via the coding sequence ATGGAAAGTGCTCTGCAGATATATGAAAATAAACTCTACGAAAGCGGGTTGGTCAGTCCCGGAGATGCCGTTCTGGGCAGTCTGGATGCCACGCTGGACTGGAATAAAAACGACGGCGTCTGTGAGCTGCTGGAAACGCTATTTTCCCGGCTGAGCATCAATTCGCTGATTTTTTCCCGGCCGGCGGAACCCTACCGGACCATCATTGATTATCTGGCAGAAAATTCGGGCGACTGGATTCTGCCCCAGGATTGCGAGAGCCGGACATTTTTGCATGACATTCCGGTGTTACATCAATTGAATCCGATTAAAATTGCAGAAAAGCTCATTCGGAGGAAAAGCGTGGTTTTGCCGGGTATCGGCGTGATCACCTGCGGTACCGTCAGCCTTGAGCAGGCATACGTTACGTTTTCATCGGTGTGCTTTGCATCGTTTGTCAAATTTTTTTCAGATTATCTGTCCCGGTGTCGGAAAGGCATGCCGGATGCGGGATATAAGGCTGTGGCTGCCCGGATTTCCGGATTGCTTGAGTCCCCTCCGGAGTTTAACGGGTCGTTGAGGAAGGGGCCCTTTGATGACGAGGATACGATCCGTGCCGCACTGGAAGAAGCCGGCAGTCTGACGGTGGAAAAACGTCTGGTGGATTCGTATTTCGGAAATATTTCCTATTGCGATGGCCGGATTCTTTATATCAGTCAGACCGGGGCGTCACTGGATCACCTGCGCGGATGTATAGATCCATGCCCGATAGACGGGTCATCCTGCGCGGCCATCACCGCCTCCAGTGAGCTGCCGGCCCATCTTCGAATTATCAGTGAGACCCGGTGCCGGGCGATACTTCACGGACATCCGAAGTTTTCGGTCATATTGTCAATGGACTGCAGCGATGATCGCTGTCCGGTCAGGGGCCAGTGTCATATCCGGTGTCCTCAACAGCGATACGTCTGCAACATTCCGGTCGTTCCGGGGGAGGTGGGCTCCGGCCCGTATGGTCTCTGCCATACCGTTCCTGAAGCCATCAAGGGGCATTTGGCGGTGATCGTTTACGGGCACGGGTTGTTTGCAATCGGCGATGAGGATTTTAACGAACCGTTCAATCAGCTGCTTTCTGTTGAAAATGCCTGTCGGACCGAGTATTTTCGCCGGATTCAATCATTTCAATAA
- a CDS encoding aldehyde ferredoxin oxidoreductase family protein: MAVNRIPCGWCGKIARIDLTSKQWTVEIPDPETLMKFIGGRGLAGFYLRDHITLNWDDPDMPLLLFTGPLVNTPSPTSGRMTIMSRSPLTGTIGDCSVGGSLGVQLKSAGFDGIIITGKSDLPCGIEIEDHAIRFASAESVTGMSTSDACRIFKPKGAVAVTGPAAERGVLYSNVIIDGHYAAGRNGLGLVFASKKLKYITVRGTGKTGIYDSEELRRAKEDILRLVAASPAIMGHFGISRFGTGALYDLMDARCMMPTDNFRNSRFHCASSMNAVAYAKQYHPVKTGCRGCHIRCKKKNRDGIHIPEFETMSHFSALLGNCDMKTVIEANRICNDLGMDTISAAVTLACYAEITEKRLSPEQILRLLSETGTQKNPGRDLGVGAARMAQQHNRPEFAMAVKRQELPAYDPRGAYGMALAYAVSTRGACHLRAYPISHEILRKPVATDRFSFEGKARIIKINEDVNAVVDSLTVCKFVFFAATLEEYARVFSAVTGLQVYGQDLLKTGERICYLERMMNAQNGFGKADDDLPSRFFETPGYISPTKKNDPINRDRFMRALADYYTVRGLDENGMPVLSRAKELGLV, from the coding sequence ATGGCTGTTAACCGGATTCCATGCGGCTGGTGTGGTAAAATTGCACGAATTGATTTAACATCAAAGCAGTGGACCGTTGAAATTCCCGACCCTGAAACCTTAATGAAATTTATCGGGGGCAGGGGGCTTGCCGGTTTTTATTTGAGGGATCATATAACCTTGAACTGGGATGATCCGGATATGCCGCTTCTGCTATTTACCGGGCCTCTTGTGAATACACCGTCACCGACTTCGGGCAGGATGACGATCATGTCGCGCTCGCCACTGACCGGTACGATCGGGGACTGCTCGGTAGGCGGCTCTCTGGGCGTACAGCTTAAAAGCGCCGGTTTTGACGGCATTATTATTACAGGCAAAAGTGATTTGCCCTGCGGTATTGAGATTGAAGATCATGCGATCCGGTTTGCTTCGGCGGAATCTGTGACGGGCATGTCCACCAGTGACGCCTGCAGGATTTTTAAACCCAAAGGGGCGGTTGCCGTAACCGGGCCGGCTGCCGAACGCGGCGTACTGTATTCAAATGTGATCATTGACGGTCATTATGCAGCCGGACGAAATGGCCTGGGGCTGGTTTTCGCCTCCAAAAAACTTAAATACATCACGGTGCGGGGGACGGGTAAAACAGGCATTTATGATTCGGAAGAATTGCGGCGGGCAAAGGAAGACATTTTGCGCCTGGTTGCAGCCTCTCCGGCGATTATGGGCCATTTCGGAATTTCCCGGTTCGGTACGGGGGCGTTGTATGATCTGATGGATGCCCGATGCATGATGCCGACCGATAATTTCCGTAACAGCCGGTTCCATTGCGCCTCATCGATGAATGCGGTTGCTTACGCGAAGCAGTACCATCCTGTCAAGACCGGATGCCGGGGGTGTCATATCCGGTGCAAGAAAAAAAATCGGGACGGAATCCATATCCCTGAATTTGAGACGATGTCTCATTTCAGCGCGCTTTTGGGAAACTGCGATATGAAGACAGTAATTGAAGCAAACCGGATCTGTAACGATCTGGGAATGGATACGATTTCGGCGGCGGTTACACTGGCGTGTTATGCGGAAATTACAGAAAAACGGCTTTCCCCGGAACAAATTCTACGGCTTTTGTCGGAAACGGGGACGCAAAAAAATCCGGGCAGGGACCTGGGGGTGGGTGCTGCCCGGATGGCGCAACAGCATAATCGCCCGGAATTTGCCATGGCGGTTAAACGACAGGAACTTCCCGCCTATGATCCCCGTGGCGCTTACGGGATGGCACTGGCCTATGCCGTATCAACACGTGGGGCTTGCCATTTGAGGGCCTATCCCATCAGCCATGAAATTCTGAGAAAACCCGTAGCGACGGACCGGTTCTCCTTTGAGGGAAAAGCAAGGATTATCAAGATCAATGAAGATGTCAATGCGGTAGTGGACTCATTAACTGTGTGCAAATTTGTTTTTTTTGCCGCCACGCTGGAGGAATACGCCAGAGTATTTTCTGCGGTTACCGGCCTTCAGGTATATGGCCAGGATTTACTGAAGACCGGAGAGCGAATCTGTTATCTGGAACGGATGATGAATGCCCAAAACGGATTTGGCAAGGCTGATGACGATTTGCCGTCCCGGTTTTTCGAGACCCCCGGATATATCAGCCCGACAAAGAAAAATGATCCCATCAACCGGGATCGATTTATGAGAGCGTTAGCCGATTATTATACTGTCAGAGGGCTGGATGAAAACGGGATGCCTGTTTTGTCCAGAGCAAAAGAACTGGGGCTGGTATAA
- a CDS encoding branched-chain amino acid ABC transporter substrate-binding protein → MISSPGFAADTIKIGVPGAHSGDLASYGLPSVKAAELVVKKVNAKGGILGKQIELLVEDDVCKPEVATNTATKLLSQGVDIVMGHICSGATKAALGIYKDSKIICMSPSATTPDLTQSGEYPNFFRTIASDDAQAKIQTDFAIDVLKAKKIAVLHDKGDYGKGLAEFAKGFIEKSGKAELVLFEGVTPGAVDYSAVVQKLRRSGADAVIFGGYHPEASKIVMQMRKKKMKTPFISDDGVKDDTFIKVAGKYAEGVYATGPQDVSSNAMAIAAIEEHRAEYNSDPGAFFLNAYTATLALVNGIEKAGSTDYDAVIKALRTEYVDTPFGKIRFDEKGDAIGVGFAIYQVQNGTYVEIK, encoded by the coding sequence ATGATATCAAGTCCAGGATTTGCGGCCGATACCATTAAAATCGGAGTGCCCGGTGCCCACAGTGGTGATCTGGCCTCTTATGGGCTTCCGTCAGTCAAGGCAGCTGAACTGGTGGTGAAGAAAGTCAACGCCAAAGGCGGGATTCTGGGCAAACAAATTGAACTTCTGGTTGAAGACGATGTGTGTAAACCCGAAGTTGCCACCAACACGGCAACCAAACTTTTGTCTCAGGGCGTTGATATCGTGATGGGGCACATCTGCAGCGGCGCTACCAAGGCAGCGCTGGGTATTTATAAGGATTCAAAAATTATCTGCATGTCACCGTCGGCCACTACTCCGGATCTGACTCAAAGCGGAGAATACCCGAATTTTTTCAGAACGATTGCTTCCGATGATGCTCAGGCAAAAATCCAGACGGACTTTGCTATCGATGTGCTGAAAGCAAAGAAGATTGCCGTTCTGCATGATAAGGGCGATTATGGAAAAGGTCTGGCCGAGTTCGCAAAAGGATTTATTGAAAAATCCGGTAAGGCCGAACTGGTGCTGTTTGAAGGTGTTACTCCCGGAGCAGTGGATTATTCGGCCGTTGTTCAGAAGCTCAGACGTTCCGGGGCCGATGCCGTTATTTTTGGCGGTTATCATCCGGAAGCATCGAAAATCGTTATGCAGATGCGAAAGAAAAAGATGAAAACCCCCTTTATTTCAGATGATGGCGTAAAGGATGACACGTTCATCAAGGTCGCCGGCAAATATGCAGAGGGCGTTTATGCCACAGGCCCCCAGGATGTTTCCAGCAATGCCATGGCCATAGCGGCGATTGAAGAACATCGAGCAGAATATAACTCGGATCCGGGGGCATTTTTTCTTAATGCCTATACGGCTACCCTGGCCCTGGTCAATGGCATTGAAAAAGCCGGCAGTACGGATTATGATGCCGTTATAAAGGCATTGAGAACCGAATATGTGGATACCCCGTTCGGGAAAATCCGGTTTGATGAAAAAGGTGATGCCATCGGAGTTGGCTTTGCCATCTATCAGGTACAAAATGGCACTTATGTCGAAATCAAGTAG
- a CDS encoding nicotinate phosphoribosyltransferase: MTRTHTIGPLFTDFYELTMAASYFDHHVFDSATFSVFIRNQPMLRSYFVAAGLEQVVDELNNFHFNDCEIAYLKETDLFSADFLSYLTDLRFTGQLRAMAEGTIFFPNEPILEISAPIIEAQLLETFILNTIGFQTMIATKAARCIHAAKGRPLLDFSLRRTQGQDAGNKVARSTYLAGFNSTSNVLAGKLYDIPLSGTMAHSFVTAFESEIDAFQAFYKTFPDASVFLIDTYDTLEGARNAARVAKHMQQHGHHLIGVRLDSGDMTELSQQVRAILDEEGLPNVKIFVSSGFDEFKITDVLARGARIDAFGVGTKMGVSADAPYLDIVYKMVRYKDRNVRKLSSEKITLAGEKQLFRKYDPNGFYAEDTIGLRDDIIEGTEPLLETIMENGKIVAPIPPLQTIRGRFKQNFSKLDDRFKTCKKVYPVHLSTRLKRLQDIV; encoded by the coding sequence ATGACACGAACACACACGATAGGGCCTTTGTTTACCGATTTTTATGAACTGACCATGGCCGCCAGTTATTTTGATCACCATGTCTTTGATTCTGCGACATTTTCCGTGTTTATCCGGAATCAACCCATGCTCAGAAGCTATTTTGTAGCCGCCGGCCTCGAACAGGTTGTCGATGAACTGAATAATTTTCATTTTAACGACTGTGAAATTGCCTACCTGAAAGAAACCGACCTTTTTTCAGCTGATTTTCTGTCCTATCTGACCGATCTGCGCTTTACCGGCCAGTTGCGCGCCATGGCTGAGGGCACTATTTTTTTCCCCAACGAACCCATACTGGAAATCAGCGCGCCGATCATCGAAGCCCAACTTCTGGAGACCTTTATTCTCAATACGATCGGGTTCCAGACTATGATTGCCACCAAAGCGGCCAGATGTATTCATGCGGCAAAGGGACGACCGCTGCTTGATTTTTCCCTCCGCAGAACCCAGGGGCAGGATGCCGGCAACAAAGTAGCCCGAAGCACGTACCTGGCCGGCTTTAATTCCACGAGCAATGTTCTGGCCGGAAAGCTCTACGATATTCCCCTCTCCGGTACCATGGCACACTCTTTTGTCACGGCTTTTGAAAGTGAAATTGATGCGTTTCAGGCATTCTATAAAACATTCCCCGATGCGTCCGTATTCCTGATTGACACCTATGATACGCTTGAAGGTGCAAGAAATGCGGCCAGAGTTGCAAAACACATGCAGCAGCATGGCCATCACCTCATCGGGGTGCGCCTTGACAGCGGAGATATGACCGAATTAAGCCAGCAGGTTCGAGCCATTCTTGATGAGGAAGGTTTACCGAATGTAAAAATTTTTGTCAGCAGCGGGTTTGATGAATTCAAGATAACAGATGTTCTGGCCAGAGGCGCCAGAATAGATGCCTTTGGCGTCGGGACCAAAATGGGTGTTTCCGCCGATGCGCCCTATCTGGACATCGTATATAAAATGGTTCGATACAAAGACCGCAATGTAAGAAAGCTCAGTTCAGAGAAAATTACACTGGCCGGAGAGAAACAACTTTTCAGAAAATATGATCCAAACGGTTTTTACGCTGAAGATACTATCGGTCTTCGGGATGACATAATAGAGGGGACCGAGCCATTGCTCGAAACCATTATGGAAAACGGCAAAATAGTGGCGCCGATTCCGCCGCTTCAAACCATTCGGGGACGATTCAAGCAGAATTTCTCAAAACTTGACGATCGATTCAAAACCTGCAAGAAAGTATACCCGGTACACCTCAGCACGCGACTGAAACGGCTTCAGGATATCGTCTGA
- a CDS encoding NAD(+)/NADH kinase — MKKIGLYVKVDKNACKKADDFQLWLRDKGYEVVREESIPPSRQLANRHLSAAPSDLICVFVLGGDGTFLSAVNWIGDQDIPIHGIKFGEVGFLAETSANDLFSSAQAILNNQFTIKHRMRLRVNVLREGEDFARETVLNDIVINKGALARLSYIKTYINNHFLTAYRADGLIVATPTGSTAYSLAAGGPVIHPAVPGIIMTPICPFTLTNRPLIVPDSVKIEIRLSEKSSDIMMTFDGQTGLEIDERDTIIITKSPHPVHMMAMPNRHYFDVLKAKLRWSGSRV; from the coding sequence TTGAAGAAAATAGGACTATACGTAAAGGTTGACAAAAACGCCTGTAAAAAGGCTGATGATTTTCAGCTGTGGCTGCGCGATAAAGGCTATGAGGTTGTCCGTGAAGAAAGCATACCTCCCAGCCGCCAACTGGCGAACAGACACCTTTCAGCTGCACCGTCCGATTTAATCTGTGTATTTGTGCTTGGAGGAGATGGGACGTTTTTAAGCGCGGTTAACTGGATCGGGGATCAGGACATCCCCATCCACGGGATCAAATTCGGCGAAGTCGGCTTTCTAGCCGAAACGTCTGCCAACGACCTGTTTTCGTCCGCTCAGGCCATTTTAAACAACCAATTTACTATCAAACACAGAATGCGGCTTCGGGTCAATGTCCTCCGGGAGGGAGAAGATTTTGCCCGGGAAACCGTTCTGAATGATATCGTGATCAACAAGGGGGCTCTTGCCCGACTGTCCTATATTAAAACCTATATCAACAATCACTTCCTGACCGCATACCGGGCAGACGGTCTGATTGTTGCCACGCCAACCGGATCCACGGCATACTCGCTGGCTGCGGGCGGCCCTGTCATTCATCCTGCAGTACCCGGAATTATCATGACCCCCATCTGTCCGTTCACATTGACCAACCGGCCCTTAATTGTTCCGGATTCGGTCAAAATCGAAATCCGGCTGTCCGAAAAATCATCTGATATCATGATGACCTTTGACGGTCAGACCGGCCTTGAAATTGACGAAAGGGACACGATTATCATTACAAAAAGCCCCCATCCGGTCCATATGATGGCCATGCCGAATCGTCACTATTTTGACGTTTTAAAGGCTAAGCTGAGATGGAGCGGCAGCCGGGTATAG
- a CDS encoding ABC transporter ATP-binding protein — protein sequence MKPILEVKKLTMDFGGLRALDHLDLDINKGEIIALIGPNGAGKTTFFNCITGMYIPTRGDILISPPGKQTQRINGLKPNKITEKGMARTFQNIRLFPTMTVLENVMVGRHCRARAGIIGAIFKGPSTRLEEQNIVDISYHMIERVGLSSFVNEQAKNLPYGAQRRLEIARAMATDPFLILLDEPAAGMNPLETRELVELITSIRETEGFTILLIEHDMKLVMSLSDRIFVMDYGRKIAQGTPEEIRNNPQVIKAYLGDEIYA from the coding sequence ATGAAGCCGATACTGGAAGTTAAAAAACTGACAATGGACTTTGGCGGGCTGCGGGCGCTGGATCATCTGGATCTGGATATCAACAAGGGTGAAATTATAGCACTGATCGGGCCGAACGGCGCAGGGAAAACAACCTTTTTCAATTGTATCACCGGAATGTATATACCCACCAGGGGAGATATTCTCATCTCTCCGCCCGGTAAACAAACCCAGCGCATTAACGGACTTAAACCGAATAAAATTACAGAAAAGGGGATGGCCCGCACGTTTCAGAATATCCGGTTGTTTCCGACCATGACGGTTTTGGAAAATGTTATGGTCGGGCGGCATTGCCGCGCACGGGCGGGTATTATCGGCGCGATATTCAAGGGGCCCTCCACCCGGCTTGAAGAACAGAACATAGTCGATATCAGTTATCACATGATCGAGAGGGTGGGGCTGTCTTCATTTGTAAATGAACAGGCTAAAAATCTTCCTTACGGCGCCCAAAGACGCCTCGAAATCGCCAGAGCTATGGCGACAGATCCGTTTTTGATACTGCTGGATGAACCGGCAGCCGGAATGAATCCGCTGGAAACACGGGAACTGGTTGAGTTGATTACCAGCATTCGTGAAACTGAAGGCTTTACGATTCTTTTGATCGAGCATGATATGAAACTGGTCATGAGTTTGTCCGACCGGATTTTCGTGATGGATTACGGGAGGAAAATCGCGCAGGGCACGCCCGAAGAGATCAGGAATAATCCGCAAGTGATCAAGGCTTACCTCGGGGACGAGATTTATGCTTAA